In a genomic window of Salegentibacter salegens:
- a CDS encoding IS256 family transposase produces the protein MTQEEIKELKEKALKQFLSGESLTGKNGAFAPMLREFMEEALEAEMSSHLSDEEKGSKAGNKRNGKGKKTLKSSQGDVTINTPQDRNSTFEPEIVAKRQRILADNLEKQIIGMYGMGNSLRDISAHIEEMYDSKISTHVLSDITDRVIPKVKEWQDRPLEPVYCILWLDAMHFKVREEGKVKHKALYNILGINKAGRKEVLGMYISESEGANFWLQVLTQLNNRGLKDILIACTDNLTGFSEAIHSVYPKTDIQLCIVHQIRNSMKYVASKDQKDFMKDLKLVYKADTKDQAESALLDLEEKWGKRYPIVIRSWNDNWDRLSAYFEYTAPIRKLIYTTNAVEAFHRQVRKVTKTKGAFTNDMALLKLVYLATRRIEKKWNAPLQNWGLVVQQLAIKFEGRLELDLATNETKN, from the coding sequence ATGACACAAGAAGAGATTAAGGAATTAAAGGAAAAAGCATTAAAACAATTTTTATCAGGAGAATCCCTAACCGGCAAAAACGGCGCTTTTGCTCCAATGCTTAGGGAGTTTATGGAAGAGGCCCTGGAAGCAGAAATGTCTTCGCACCTTTCCGATGAAGAAAAAGGCTCAAAAGCAGGTAATAAGCGTAATGGCAAAGGCAAAAAGACCCTAAAGAGCAGCCAAGGGGACGTCACCATTAACACGCCCCAGGATCGTAACAGTACCTTTGAGCCGGAGATCGTAGCGAAACGCCAGCGTATCCTGGCCGATAATTTAGAAAAGCAGATTATAGGCATGTACGGGATGGGCAATAGCCTGCGGGATATCTCAGCTCATATAGAGGAAATGTATGATTCCAAGATATCCACACACGTTCTAAGTGATATTACGGACCGGGTGATTCCCAAGGTTAAGGAATGGCAGGATCGCCCCTTGGAGCCGGTATATTGCATCCTATGGCTCGACGCGATGCACTTCAAGGTACGCGAAGAAGGCAAAGTAAAGCACAAGGCCTTGTATAATATTTTAGGAATAAATAAAGCTGGAAGAAAGGAAGTGCTGGGTATGTATATCTCGGAAAGTGAAGGGGCCAATTTTTGGCTTCAGGTGCTGACCCAATTAAACAACCGTGGCTTAAAAGATATTCTGATTGCCTGTACGGATAATCTTACGGGCTTTAGTGAAGCCATTCATTCTGTTTATCCCAAGACTGATATTCAGCTATGTATTGTCCACCAGATCCGCAATAGTATGAAGTATGTGGCCAGTAAGGATCAAAAAGATTTTATGAAAGACCTTAAACTGGTGTACAAGGCTGACACCAAAGACCAGGCTGAATCGGCTTTACTGGATCTGGAAGAAAAATGGGGCAAAAGATATCCCATAGTGATCCGTTCCTGGAATGATAACTGGGACCGATTGAGTGCTTATTTTGAATATACCGCACCCATTAGAAAACTCATATACACCACAAATGCCGTAGAGGCTTTTCACCGGCAGGTAAGAAAAGTAACCAAGACCAAAGGCGCTTTTACCAATGATATGGCACTATTGAAGCTGGTTTACCTAGCTACCAGAAGAATTGAAAAGAAATGGAACGCCCCACTGCAGAACTGGGGTTTGGTAGTTCAACAATTAGCTATTAAATTTGAAGGTCGGCTAGAGTTGGACTTAGCCACCAATGAAACGAAAAACTAA
- a CDS encoding MFS transporter has product MKQDSVKDYFYFLRENYRKVSFGWLLTFLSSFGQTFLISLYVPEIVKAFAITEGTFGAIYAGCTVAASIIMLSVGHTVDHKPVKKVTAFTVLSLGLSSILLGLSYHIAILFVALIGLRLCGQGLMSHISMTIISKYFDKNRGKALSISSLGYSMGEAIFPIIITSIIAFFDWRMAAIISGIALLLYLIRLKFTNLIAFDKQLSIEEKPSTWLLLKDYKGVVADKRFGIMMPASFILGFTNTAIFFYQYVFVEDKSWSPQLYATFFTVYAISRFIFSLVGGTWVDKFTAKKMFRIYLIPMTLGLIPFALMDSIIGALLFLITAGITGGMAGTVKTSLIAEIYGTEKMGAIRSVFTMFMVISTALGPLLVGFMIDGGFDFRTIILVIFAAMVLISINSQRIKNISKLPGSI; this is encoded by the coding sequence TTGAAACAGGACAGCGTGAAAGATTATTTCTACTTTTTACGAGAAAATTATAGAAAAGTCAGTTTTGGTTGGCTGCTTACCTTTTTGTCCAGTTTTGGCCAAACTTTTCTAATTTCACTATATGTCCCTGAAATTGTAAAAGCTTTCGCAATAACCGAGGGCACTTTTGGAGCCATTTATGCCGGTTGTACCGTAGCGGCTTCCATAATTATGCTTAGCGTTGGCCATACGGTAGATCATAAACCGGTAAAAAAAGTAACCGCCTTCACCGTGTTAAGTCTGGGACTTTCTAGTATTTTATTGGGACTTTCCTATCATATCGCTATACTTTTTGTTGCTTTAATAGGACTAAGGTTATGCGGACAAGGATTAATGAGTCATATTAGTATGACCATAATTTCCAAATATTTTGATAAAAATCGCGGAAAAGCACTAAGTATTTCTTCGCTTGGATATTCTATGGGAGAAGCTATTTTTCCTATTATTATTACTTCAATAATTGCATTTTTTGATTGGAGAATGGCTGCTATTATTAGTGGTATTGCCCTCCTACTCTATTTAATACGTTTAAAATTCACTAATTTAATAGCTTTTGATAAGCAACTCTCTATCGAAGAAAAACCTTCTACCTGGTTGCTTTTAAAAGATTATAAAGGTGTGGTGGCCGATAAACGTTTTGGGATTATGATGCCTGCCAGTTTTATTTTAGGTTTTACCAACACGGCTATTTTCTTTTATCAATATGTATTCGTAGAGGATAAAAGCTGGTCTCCCCAACTATACGCAACATTTTTTACGGTTTATGCCATTTCCAGATTTATATTTTCTCTGGTAGGAGGTACCTGGGTTGATAAATTCACGGCGAAAAAAATGTTTAGAATATATCTTATTCCAATGACTTTGGGCCTTATTCCTTTTGCTTTAATGGATAGTATTATTGGTGCACTTTTATTCCTAATTACTGCCGGTATTACCGGCGGGATGGCTGGAACGGTAAAAACCTCCTTAATTGCTGAAATCTACGGAACCGAAAAAATGGGAGCTATACGCAGCGTCTTTACCATGTTTATGGTAATTAGTACCGCTTTAGGCCCTTTATTAGTTGGGTTTATGATTGATGGCGGATTTGATTTTAGGACCATTATCCTGGTAATATTTGCGGCAATGGTTTTAATAAGCATTAATTCGCAACGAATAAAAAATATTAGTAAACTACCTGGGAGCATTTAA
- a CDS encoding DEAD/DEAH box helicase, translated as MAVETFGIEDKKVDKELYDYQQKDIDKIFNVIDEHPEHYNLLYQLPTGGGKTVIFSQMVREYIQRTQKKVLILTHRIELCKQTSNMLDGFGVLNKIINSKVKELPDQEDYMCFVAMVETLNNRLHDEKLEIKDIGLVIIDEAHYNSFRKLFKFFEKCFILGVTATPLSSNIKLPMKDNYRELIVGDSIGSLIEKGFLACANTYSYNVGLTSLKVGMNGDYTVKSSEELYSNISMQEKLLSAYYERSRGKKTLIFNNGINTSIEVYETFRNAGLPIRHLDNTTSKQDRKDILKWFKHTPDAIVTSVSILTTGFDEPTVETIVLNRATKSLTLYFQMIGRGSRVLPGKSEFSVIDLGNNLARFGEWSSPVDWKQIFRAPDFYFENLLSDEEIEREFKYVMPPEIREQFSNTEDVDFDVEEAYDKVIKKGLKSKAVLEWSMEQHVKMCVENSEDVFDARILAKELKDDINSRIKQYSYCISKSTKNYRDWLEEDYSRKLRMAINKEF; from the coding sequence ATGGCGGTGGAAACCTTTGGAATAGAAGACAAAAAAGTTGACAAGGAACTTTATGACTATCAACAAAAAGATATTGATAAAATATTTAATGTGATAGATGAGCATCCTGAACATTATAACCTGCTTTACCAATTGCCTACGGGTGGAGGTAAAACGGTTATATTTTCACAAATGGTGCGCGAGTACATTCAACGTACTCAAAAAAAGGTTCTTATTCTAACCCATAGAATAGAATTATGTAAACAAACCTCTAATATGTTAGATGGTTTTGGAGTGCTTAATAAAATTATAAACTCCAAGGTTAAAGAGTTACCAGATCAGGAAGACTATATGTGTTTCGTAGCGATGGTAGAAACTTTAAATAACCGCTTGCACGATGAAAAGCTGGAAATTAAAGATATTGGCCTGGTAATTATAGATGAGGCACATTATAATTCTTTCCGAAAATTATTTAAATTCTTTGAGAAGTGTTTTATTCTAGGAGTTACGGCTACGCCGCTTAGTTCTAACATAAAATTACCTATGAAGGATAACTACCGCGAACTTATTGTGGGAGATTCTATAGGTTCACTTATTGAAAAAGGCTTTTTAGCCTGTGCCAATACTTATAGTTATAACGTAGGACTTACCAGTTTAAAGGTGGGAATGAATGGAGATTATACCGTAAAATCTTCAGAAGAATTATATTCTAATATCTCTATGCAGGAAAAACTGCTTAGTGCTTATTATGAACGCTCCCGCGGAAAGAAAACCCTTATTTTTAATAATGGTATAAATACTTCAATTGAAGTTTACGAAACATTTAGAAATGCGGGTTTACCTATTCGGCATTTAGACAATACCACGAGTAAGCAAGATAGAAAAGACATTTTAAAATGGTTTAAGCACACGCCTGATGCCATTGTAACTTCAGTAAGTATTCTTACCACCGGTTTTGATGAACCTACGGTAGAAACTATTGTGTTGAACCGTGCCACAAAATCCCTGACGCTTTATTTTCAAATGATTGGTCGGGGTTCCAGAGTTTTGCCAGGAAAGTCTGAATTTAGCGTGATAGATTTAGGTAATAACCTGGCCCGTTTTGGTGAATGGAGTTCGCCGGTAGACTGGAAACAAATCTTTAGGGCGCCAGATTTCTATTTTGAAAATCTACTAAGCGATGAAGAAATAGAGCGTGAGTTTAAATACGTGATGCCTCCCGAAATAAGGGAACAATTTTCTAATACCGAAGATGTAGATTTTGATGTGGAAGAAGCTTATGATAAAGTGATTAAAAAAGGACTAAAATCTAAAGCGGTTTTAGAATGGTCTATGGAGCAACATGTAAAAATGTGCGTAGAAAATTCTGAAGATGTTTTTGATGCTCGAATTCTTGCAAAAGAGCTTAAAGATGATATTAATTCTCGTATTAAGCAATATTCATACTGCATAAGTAAGAGTACCAAAAATTACCGCGATTGGCTGGAAGAAGATTATTCCCGAAAGTTGAGAATGGCGATTAATAAAGAATTTTAA
- the epsC gene encoding serine O-acetyltransferase EpsC: protein MSQNEVIEQIKAQKKLPNLKFSIKEKTEAFTNNLFYTLFDEETPVEENIVKLGKDFEELADLVCWQPDTPCRDIWQEYLDKLPGILEKLNKDARAISENDPAANSLEEVILSYPGFFAIAIYRFSHEFYKFGLPLVPRLMAECAHGLTGTDINPGAQIGTPFFIDHATGVVIGETAVIEDNVKIYQGVTLGALFVDRNLKDIKRHPTIEKNVTIYANATILGGETVIGANSIIGGNVWLTASVPKDSMVSHTPQINIKKTSK from the coding sequence ATGAGCCAGAATGAGGTTATAGAGCAAATAAAAGCTCAAAAGAAACTACCGAATTTAAAATTCAGTATAAAAGAGAAAACCGAAGCTTTTACAAATAACCTCTTTTACACGCTGTTTGATGAAGAAACACCGGTAGAAGAGAATATTGTAAAATTAGGTAAAGATTTTGAAGAACTGGCAGATCTTGTTTGTTGGCAACCAGATACTCCCTGCCGTGATATTTGGCAGGAGTATTTAGATAAATTACCGGGAATCCTTGAAAAACTCAATAAAGATGCACGGGCGATTTCAGAGAACGACCCTGCTGCAAACTCGTTGGAAGAGGTAATTCTTTCTTACCCCGGTTTTTTTGCCATTGCTATTTACCGCTTTAGTCACGAATTTTACAAATTTGGACTTCCGTTGGTACCGCGTTTAATGGCAGAGTGTGCCCATGGCCTTACTGGAACCGATATTAATCCCGGTGCACAAATAGGAACTCCGTTTTTTATAGACCACGCAACGGGTGTAGTTATTGGGGAAACGGCGGTGATAGAAGATAATGTAAAAATTTACCAGGGAGTTACCCTGGGAGCTCTTTTTGTAGACCGTAACCTGAAAGATATAAAAAGACATCCCACCATAGAAAAAAATGTTACTATTTATGCCAATGCTACTATTCTTGGTGGTGAAACGGTAATTGGAGCCAATAGCATAATTGGGGGGAATGTTTGGTTAACGGCTTCGGTGCCTAAAGATTCTATGGTTTCCCATACGCCTCAAATCAATATTAAAAAGACGAGCAAATAA
- a CDS encoding DUF6155 family protein → MSKRQLKKYLQELDKEQLEAQIVDLYERFKPVKVFYDFVFNPREEELMRKAKLKISKEYFPKTRRKPKARRSIAQKEIKHFQQLGVEPHLTADLMLFNIEIAQTFAEEKGNLKESFCKSMFKSFEEAVKFILKEGILAEFKLRILKIAAEAESQSWPNAYRFEKIEMQFQEAL, encoded by the coding sequence ATGAGTAAACGCCAATTAAAAAAATACCTTCAGGAGTTAGATAAAGAACAGCTGGAAGCGCAAATTGTAGATTTATACGAACGTTTTAAACCGGTAAAAGTTTTTTACGATTTTGTATTTAATCCGCGGGAAGAAGAATTAATGCGGAAAGCTAAATTAAAGATTTCTAAAGAATATTTTCCTAAAACCAGGCGCAAACCAAAAGCCAGGAGATCTATTGCTCAAAAAGAAATTAAGCATTTTCAGCAACTTGGGGTAGAACCACATTTAACAGCAGATTTAATGCTTTTTAATATTGAAATTGCGCAAACTTTTGCTGAAGAAAAAGGTAATTTAAAAGAGAGCTTTTGTAAAAGTATGTTTAAATCTTTTGAAGAAGCTGTGAAATTTATTTTGAAAGAAGGAATTCTTGCAGAATTCAAACTTAGAATCTTAAAAATAGCAGCAGAAGCCGAAAGCCAAAGTTGGCCAAATGCTTATAGGTTTGAAAAAATTGAAATGCAATTTCAGGAAGCGCTGTAA
- a CDS encoding T9SS type B sorting domain-containing protein produces MKVFFLFCFLIICTSGFAQLGFCEGSKGDPIFYEDFETVSQLPAGTTNYTYVDQDPQDGEYTLSSQIGGVITSWHSSLPNGTVSNRDALIVNASFSSGRFYRTEISGLCENTTYEFSAFLINIYNRSSTVCPDGGIPINVRFEIWDENDANLLKEGNTGNIPSLSSPEWEQYALTFQTEVGQDSVILKMFNNGDGGCGNDLAIDDIIFRSCGDLTTVTAENDENRIDLCAEEAPVNLRLEATPDYSVYSSHAYQWQESTDNQTWTNIPSENDEIYNTPALNSSRFFRVKVAEDAVNLNANLCSSVSKIFTVNILKTPAPPQSDGNVSICSDDDIPALNVEIEETEIANWYDENNNLLAENTTSFVPETAGTYYVEAINEGFNCTPGARTAIEFTINETPQVEDEVLQLCDGASLILDAGLPGLSYQWSTGENSQQIEIDSSGNYSVVLTTAEGCSATKNFKINQVDIAEIESVTSDLEDIVITPANEGDFEYSIDGTNFQSSNIFTLVPGGIYTIYMRDLSSCNAVTQEFPHIVIPKFITPNADGYNDNFSINGLEYFPSSEIRIFDRYGKLLKADIGETFNWNGTLDGRSLPSDDYWYHIKIEGFKTLKGSFSLKR; encoded by the coding sequence ATGAAAGTTTTCTTTCTTTTTTGTTTTCTTATAATTTGCACTTCAGGTTTTGCCCAGTTAGGCTTTTGTGAAGGCAGCAAGGGTGATCCTATTTTTTACGAAGATTTTGAAACCGTCTCGCAATTACCTGCCGGCACGACCAATTATACTTATGTTGACCAGGATCCGCAGGATGGGGAATATACACTTTCCAGCCAAATAGGAGGTGTAATTACTTCCTGGCATTCAAGTTTGCCTAACGGCACCGTCTCAAATCGCGACGCCTTAATTGTAAATGCTTCTTTTAGTTCTGGAAGATTCTACAGAACAGAAATTAGCGGACTATGCGAAAATACTACCTATGAATTTTCTGCTTTTCTAATTAATATTTACAATCGCTCGAGCACTGTATGTCCAGATGGTGGTATTCCCATAAATGTTCGTTTTGAAATCTGGGATGAGAATGATGCAAATTTATTAAAGGAAGGAAATACCGGAAATATTCCTTCATTGAGCAGTCCAGAATGGGAGCAGTATGCGCTTACATTTCAAACCGAAGTAGGGCAGGATTCTGTAATTCTAAAAATGTTTAATAATGGTGATGGCGGCTGCGGAAACGACCTGGCTATAGACGATATAATTTTTAGGTCTTGCGGCGATCTTACTACCGTTACTGCAGAAAATGATGAAAACCGTATAGATCTTTGCGCTGAAGAAGCACCTGTAAACCTTAGACTTGAAGCTACTCCAGATTATTCGGTGTATAGCTCCCACGCTTATCAATGGCAGGAAAGCACTGATAATCAAACCTGGACGAATATTCCCAGTGAAAATGATGAAATTTACAATACTCCGGCTTTAAATAGTTCTCGTTTCTTTAGGGTGAAAGTAGCTGAAGATGCTGTGAATTTAAACGCTAACCTTTGTAGTTCTGTTTCTAAAATTTTTACGGTGAATATTCTAAAAACTCCCGCGCCACCACAAAGTGATGGCAATGTTAGTATTTGTAGTGATGACGATATTCCTGCTTTAAATGTTGAAATTGAAGAAACCGAAATCGCAAATTGGTATGATGAAAATAACAATCTACTCGCTGAAAATACCACTTCTTTTGTGCCAGAAACAGCCGGGACTTATTATGTTGAAGCTATAAACGAAGGTTTTAATTGTACTCCAGGCGCTAGAACGGCGATTGAATTTACTATAAATGAAACACCGCAAGTTGAAGATGAAGTGTTACAGCTTTGTGATGGTGCCAGTTTAATTCTGGATGCCGGCTTACCCGGACTTTCCTATCAATGGTCTACAGGGGAGAATTCTCAACAAATTGAAATAGATTCGTCGGGTAATTACAGCGTGGTTCTTACTACTGCTGAAGGCTGCTCTGCCACTAAAAACTTTAAAATTAACCAGGTTGATATTGCCGAAATTGAATCGGTAACCTCAGATTTGGAAGATATTGTGATTACCCCAGCCAACGAAGGTGATTTTGAATATTCTATAGATGGTACAAATTTTCAATCTTCAAATATTTTTACGTTGGTTCCCGGCGGAATTTATACCATTTATATGCGCGATCTTTCTTCCTGTAACGCCGTAACCCAGGAATTTCCTCATATTGTGATACCAAAATTTATTACTCCAAATGCAGATGGTTATAATGATAATTTCAGCATTAACGGACTCGAATATTTTCCTTCTTCAGAAATAAGGATTTTTGATCGGTATGGGAAATTATTAAAAGCCGATATTGGTGAAACCTTTAACTGGAATGGCACTTTAGATGGGCGCTCTCTTCCGTCAGACGATTATTGGTATCATATTAAAATTGAAGGTTTTAAAACCCTTAAAGGATCTTTTAGTTTAAAGCGGTGA
- the cysM gene encoding cysteine synthase CysM: MNNSILELIGNTPLVKAQTLVKNPKVELYFKLEGHNPGGSVKDRAAYNMIKSALDRGDITKETKLIEATSGNTGIALAMIAGIFKLNIELVMPENSTIERVQTMRAYGAKVTLTDADAGIEGARDYAEEKMAGGDYFMINQFSNNDNWQAHYNTTGPEIWNDTKHKITHFVSSMGTTGTIMGTSTYLKEKNKDIQIVGVQPTDDSRIPGIRKWPKAYLPKIFKPEKVDRILEVSEDEAVAMTKRLAKEEGIFAGMSSGGAATAAVRLCDELEEGIVVSIVCDRGDRYLSSNIFD, from the coding sequence ATGAATAACTCTATATTAGAACTAATAGGAAATACGCCTCTGGTAAAAGCGCAAACTTTGGTTAAAAACCCAAAGGTTGAGCTTTATTTTAAGCTGGAAGGACATAATCCCGGTGGAAGTGTAAAAGACCGGGCTGCTTATAATATGATTAAAAGTGCATTAGATAGGGGAGATATTACCAAAGAAACAAAACTTATTGAAGCTACTAGCGGAAATACCGGGATAGCCCTGGCAATGATCGCTGGAATTTTTAAATTGAATATAGAACTGGTAATGCCAGAAAATTCAACGATAGAGCGCGTGCAAACAATGCGTGCTTATGGTGCAAAAGTCACTCTTACCGATGCCGATGCTGGTATTGAAGGAGCTCGTGATTACGCCGAAGAAAAAATGGCAGGCGGCGATTATTTTATGATCAATCAGTTTAGTAATAATGATAACTGGCAGGCGCATTATAATACTACGGGACCAGAGATTTGGAACGATACCAAACATAAAATCACCCATTTTGTTTCCTCAATGGGAACCACGGGAACCATTATGGGGACCTCTACTTATTTAAAAGAAAAAAATAAAGACATACAAATTGTTGGAGTTCAGCCAACCGATGACTCCCGAATTCCCGGAATTAGAAAATGGCCAAAAGCTTATTTACCCAAAATTTTTAAACCTGAAAAAGTAGATCGTATTTTGGAAGTAAGTGAAGATGAAGCAGTGGCGATGACGAAAAGACTAGCGAAAGAAGAAGGTATTTTTGCCGGAATGAGTAGTGGAGGTGCTGCTACTGCCGCGGTTAGATTATGTGATGAGTTGGAAGAAGGGATTGTGGTAAGTATAGTTTGCGATCGCGGAGACCGTTATTTGTCTTCGAATATTTTCGACTAA
- a CDS encoding Crp/Fnr family transcriptional regulator yields the protein MNLKGAASELGLKTITNTILFKDLDKDFLPEIASQFIIEKWPAHTCSSCHQLRHKFHIIISGRLKVFKTDQKTGREFTLFLLGKHDFFDVITLIEECSHKLYYESLEDVKMLSTPILIVRRWLKQYPMLNQRLLPYLGKQLLSIEEYAVNHTLLEIPARLARLILKNINQESKKLEFINDLSNEEIANLIGSTRAVVNRHFQEFKNEGILKLGRKKMEVINLTLLIKKATNQ from the coding sequence ATGAATCTAAAAGGAGCGGCAAGCGAGCTTGGTTTAAAAACCATTACTAATACTATTCTTTTTAAAGATCTTGATAAAGATTTCTTGCCAGAGATCGCTTCTCAATTTATCATAGAAAAATGGCCCGCCCACACTTGTAGTAGCTGTCATCAATTAAGGCATAAATTTCATATCATAATTTCCGGACGTTTAAAAGTTTTTAAAACAGATCAAAAAACGGGGCGTGAATTTACGCTGTTTTTACTGGGTAAACATGATTTTTTTGATGTGATAACTTTAATTGAAGAATGCTCTCATAAATTATATTATGAATCTCTGGAAGATGTGAAAATGTTATCCACTCCTATTTTAATAGTACGACGGTGGTTAAAACAATACCCAATGTTAAACCAGCGGCTGCTCCCTTATTTAGGAAAACAACTTTTAAGCATAGAAGAATATGCCGTAAACCATACGCTGTTGGAGATACCTGCCCGCCTGGCGAGGCTTATTTTAAAGAATATTAACCAGGAATCAAAAAAACTGGAGTTTATTAATGATCTTTCTAATGAAGAAATTGCCAATTTAATAGGATCTACCCGCGCTGTGGTAAACAGGCATTTCCAGGAATTCAAGAATGAAGGAATCCTTAAATTAGGTAGAAAAAAGATGGAAGTTATTAATTTAACTTTATTAATTAAAAAAGCAACTAACCAATAA